The Treponema medium genome has a window encoding:
- a CDS encoding master DNA invertase Mpi family serine-type recombinase yields the protein MTYGYIRVSTDKQTIENQKFEITNFCKQEKLSVDGWIEETISGTKNYDKRKLGELLRIIKKDDLIICAELSRLGRNLFMIMEILNICMKKECRVWTIKDNYRLGDDIQSKVLAFAFGLSAEIERNLISQRTKEALKLRKAEGVILGRKTGSRNVHLNKKCLQNHNFILRQYNNGVSIPIIAEIIGVAKGTLYRYLAYTEIRLPEKKENDTWIRGIY from the coding sequence ATGACATACGGGTATATCAGAGTAAGTACGGATAAGCAGACGATTGAAAATCAGAAATTTGAAATTACCAATTTTTGTAAACAGGAAAAGTTGAGTGTAGACGGATGGATTGAAGAAACTATTAGCGGAACAAAAAATTATGATAAGCGTAAGCTGGGGGAACTTTTAAGGATAATCAAAAAAGATGATTTAATCATTTGCGCTGAGCTTTCTCGTCTTGGACGTAATTTGTTTATGATCATGGAAATCCTCAATATCTGTATGAAAAAAGAATGCAGGGTATGGACGATTAAAGACAACTATCGCCTTGGGGATGACATACAAAGTAAAGTTCTTGCATTTGCGTTTGGTTTGAGTGCAGAAATAGAACGGAATTTGATTAGCCAACGGACAAAAGAGGCGTTAAAACTGCGAAAAGCAGAAGGAGTAATATTAGGAAGAAAAACAGGATCAAGAAATGTTCATCTCAATAAAAAATGTTTGCAAAACCATAACTTTATTTTAAGACAATATAATAACGGTGTAAGTATTCCGATAATTGCCGAAATAATTGGTGTTGCAAAAGGTACGCTATATCGCTATTTGGCTTATACTGAAATTAGATTGCCGGAAAAAAAAGAAAATGATACATGGATACGAGGTATTTATTAG
- a CDS encoding carbon-nitrogen hydrolase family protein, whose protein sequence is MSKMKIALLQLMPGTSLVENMHIGISACRKAKNIGADIALFPEMWSIGYEIPESVNELQSKAISKNDTFIRSFSDLAKELQMAIGITFLEKYEPLPRNSICLFDRFGKELYTYAKVHTCSFGNEKTLMPGNDFYVSVLDAEHGCVKIGSMICYDREFPESARILMLKGAEIILVPNACPMEINRISQLRARAFENMVGIATVNYPKGKPDCNGHSTAFDGIAYNIDEPYSRDTLIIEAGEEEGIYIATFDIEELRKYRSREVHGNAYRQPAKYKILLSEEKQEPFIRKDYRSSVN, encoded by the coding sequence ATGTCTAAAATGAAAATAGCTTTACTACAATTAATGCCGGGGACATCTCTTGTTGAAAATATGCATATCGGTATATCAGCTTGTCGCAAGGCAAAAAATATTGGGGCAGATATAGCATTATTTCCTGAAATGTGGAGTATTGGTTACGAAATACCTGAATCTGTCAATGAATTACAGAGTAAAGCAATTAGTAAGAATGATACGTTTATACGTTCATTCTCGGATTTAGCGAAAGAATTACAAATGGCTATCGGTATAACATTTCTTGAAAAGTATGAGCCATTACCAAGAAACAGTATATGTCTGTTTGATAGATTTGGCAAAGAACTATATACCTATGCAAAAGTACATACATGTTCTTTTGGAAATGAAAAAACGTTAATGCCCGGTAATGATTTTTATGTATCTGTATTAGATGCAGAGCATGGTTGTGTAAAAATAGGTTCAATGATTTGTTATGATAGGGAATTTCCTGAGAGTGCACGAATACTCATGCTCAAAGGTGCAGAAATAATACTTGTACCGAATGCCTGTCCAATGGAAATTAATAGGATTTCACAATTAAGAGCAAGAGCATTTGAAAATATGGTTGGCATTGCAACTGTTAATTATCCAAAAGGGAAACCTGATTGTAATGGTCATTCTACAGCATTTGACGGTATTGCCTATAATATTGATGAACCATATTCGCGAGATACATTAATAATAGAAGCCGGGGAAGAAGAAGGAATATATATAGCAACTTTTGATATAGAGGAATTAAGAAAGTATAGAAGTAGAGAAGTTCATGGTAACGCATACCGGCAGCCGGCAAAATATAAGATTTTATTATCAGAAGAGAAACAAGAGCCGTTTATCCGTAAAGATTATAGAAGTTCAGTAAACTAA
- the rpoN gene encoding RNA polymerase factor sigma-54, with product MQQMGQTLGQRLEQRMSQSQIQSLDILAMPAIELRERIAEELAENPALEPIRGTQQTSLPQKGQAKQIDWKETYYHNDRIPSAFSAEASDAFQTFLENIPAPQRQSLQSHLLEQLFVLKLDPLTSSFAERIIENLTNDGFHVVPLNELFKTELLKKENEKDLALTRHKISHALSIVRQLDPIGCATQDFKQSLLVQAKILFHDKTKIDPVYAYTIDILANHFSYLEKARPYSLVRAVNENADIPYKLTQENAEDILALIASLHPFPGRTLAADIAPNEYIIPTAFIERNDQEFTVKINNLEVPLLTVSSEFQDLISHAKDTTAKNYIKEQIQKAKAFIGSLNQREKTIIDVLRKIVSAQEAFFLTGDKRRLAPLTQQQIAKELDIHESTVSRTVAGKYVQCQWGTFEIQYFFTNAIAVQPQSGTPLQSAASSQADVSASSGTPATREGVKDCIKELLLENAAKGVKLSDQKISDLLQEKYGISVARRTVAKYRKELDIGSSYNRA from the coding sequence ATGCAGCAGATGGGGCAAACGCTCGGGCAACGGCTTGAGCAGCGGATGAGTCAAAGTCAGATCCAATCATTAGATATACTGGCAATGCCGGCTATCGAACTCCGTGAAAGAATTGCGGAAGAGCTTGCAGAAAATCCTGCCTTGGAACCCATCCGCGGAACACAACAAACATCTCTACCGCAAAAAGGTCAAGCAAAACAAATTGACTGGAAAGAGACATATTACCACAACGACCGAATCCCGTCAGCGTTTTCAGCAGAAGCAAGCGATGCGTTCCAGACTTTTTTGGAGAACATTCCAGCGCCTCAGCGGCAAAGCTTGCAAAGTCATCTTTTGGAGCAACTGTTTGTTCTCAAGCTCGATCCGCTTACATCCTCTTTTGCCGAACGGATTATCGAGAATTTAACGAATGACGGTTTCCATGTCGTCCCGCTAAACGAACTTTTTAAAACGGAACTCTTAAAAAAAGAAAATGAGAAAGATCTCGCTTTGACGCGGCATAAAATATCGCACGCATTATCGATCGTCCGACAACTTGATCCTATCGGGTGTGCAACGCAAGATTTTAAGCAATCGCTTTTGGTGCAAGCAAAAATATTATTCCATGATAAGACGAAAATCGACCCTGTGTATGCCTATACTATCGATATCTTAGCAAATCATTTTTCTTATTTAGAAAAAGCCCGTCCGTACTCCCTTGTTCGTGCGGTCAATGAGAATGCGGACATCCCTTATAAACTGACACAAGAAAATGCAGAGGATATCCTTGCATTGATTGCTTCGTTACATCCTTTTCCCGGAAGAACGCTCGCTGCTGATATAGCACCCAATGAGTATATTATACCAACAGCCTTCATCGAACGGAACGATCAAGAATTTACCGTAAAAATAAATAATCTTGAAGTACCGCTTCTTACCGTTTCATCTGAATTTCAGGACTTAATAAGCCATGCGAAAGATACCACTGCTAAAAACTATATAAAAGAACAGATTCAAAAGGCAAAAGCTTTTATTGGAAGTTTGAACCAGCGGGAGAAAACAATTATCGATGTACTGCGCAAAATAGTTTCGGCGCAAGAAGCATTCTTTTTAACCGGAGATAAACGGCGATTGGCGCCGCTTACTCAACAGCAGATAGCAAAAGAACTGGATATCCATGAATCTACCGTATCGAGGACGGTTGCCGGAAAATATGTACAATGCCAATGGGGTACCTTTGAAATACAATATTTTTTTACCAATGCCATAGCGGTGCAGCCACAGTCCGGTACTCCTTTGCAGTCTGCAGCTTCTTCGCAAGCCGATGTTTCCGCTTCGTCCGGTACTCCTGCGACGAGGGAAGGGGTTAAGGATTGTATTAAAGAACTGCTGCTCGAAAACGCTGCAAAAGGGGTAAAGCTTTCTGATCAAAAAATTTCCGACTTATTGCAGGAGAAATACGGTATTTCCGTTGCCCGCCGTACCGTCGCAAAATACCGGAAAGAACTCGACATCGGCTCATCATATAACCGCGCGTAG
- a CDS encoding omptin family outer membrane protease, whose product MQPLCRFFSVFFIIFFLLSQNLFAQDVKSFDTAEKIKKFPVSGFIAFSVNTMIAESREYVCDYELILSDLKWPLTPSASYTIYGGVYFPKGIHIEGNISFMQPMSTAPMTDSDFEGIQATPPQTGITKFSEHNCTIMGGLSWAAKLGLQLPMPQTAAMRSAGVLFTVEPMLSFYYSTISWHSYGGYLQYAKIRPNGTYEPWSKALPKVPHNGPAVSYQQQIMIPAIGVGFEATLPHKLTLLSDFHLTAGIMAFAEDIHHERNMRFVDILGGGWAMHGNIRLQWNCLPFFAVFCNLFYQYCISIEGNSIVYNGITSTKPSFYTPPNSAGTSLRGCTCSIGCAFRIGR is encoded by the coding sequence ATGCAGCCGTTGTGTCGCTTTTTTTCAGTATTTTTTATCATTTTTTTCCTCTTATCACAAAATCTTTTCGCGCAGGATGTAAAATCTTTTGATACCGCTGAAAAGATAAAAAAGTTCCCGGTAAGCGGATTTATCGCTTTTTCGGTAAACACTATGATTGCCGAAAGCCGCGAATATGTCTGCGATTACGAGCTAATCTTAAGCGATCTGAAATGGCCGCTTACCCCCTCGGCTTCTTATACGATTTACGGCGGCGTATATTTCCCTAAAGGCATTCACATCGAAGGAAATATTTCGTTTATGCAGCCGATGTCTACGGCTCCTATGACTGATTCGGACTTTGAAGGTATACAAGCAACACCTCCGCAGACAGGTATAACAAAATTTTCCGAACATAACTGTACGATTATGGGTGGATTAAGCTGGGCAGCAAAACTCGGTTTACAGTTACCGATGCCGCAAACTGCTGCAATGCGGAGTGCCGGTGTTCTATTCACGGTAGAACCAATGCTCAGTTTTTACTACTCAACAATCAGCTGGCATTCCTACGGCGGCTATCTGCAATATGCAAAAATAAGGCCGAACGGAACGTATGAACCATGGTCTAAAGCATTACCTAAAGTACCGCATAACGGCCCAGCAGTATCATATCAACAGCAAATAATGATACCGGCAATAGGAGTCGGTTTTGAAGCAACACTCCCGCATAAACTAACGCTTTTATCGGATTTTCACCTTACTGCCGGCATTATGGCTTTTGCAGAAGATATTCACCATGAACGTAATATGCGATTCGTCGATATTCTGGGCGGCGGCTGGGCGATGCACGGCAATATCCGATTACAGTGGAACTGTCTGCCGTTCTTTGCAGTATTCTGTAATCTTTTTTATCAATATTGTATTTCAATAGAAGGCAACAGTATCGTTTATAACGGTATCACCTCAACTAAACCCTCTTTCTATACACCACCCAATTCTGCAGGCACTTCTCTACGTGGTTGTACCTGCTCAATCGGGTGTGCTTTCCGGATAGGGCGGTAA
- a CDS encoding permease produces the protein MQAFFSTVHTVFTGIVLQAVPFMLLGALLSSALYAFVPDRLLIKLFPKKYGIGFLTALFAGALFPVCECAAVPLMRSLIKKGVAMPIAVTFMLASPIVNPISIVSTLYAFPQQPSVAFYRLYFGLLIAFGIGLLLLFYPEEKYLKEDFDREPAAQPHSLGGAAAFRLATGRTRTQNSRSEAQSDNFEGTAAKSKAQWLQAKVYTLLMHTCSEFFTTGPFLIFGAFITALIRAVVPQEFFSITSSSTAGSLLVMMLFAFVFSACSTSDAFIARSFLNRFSFGSILGFLVYGPMMDIKNLFMLLSLFKKRFVIELTLIITAINFIGISMLVRLFL, from the coding sequence ATGCAGGCATTTTTTTCTACCGTACATACGGTATTTACCGGTATCGTGCTGCAAGCGGTGCCGTTCATGCTGCTGGGAGCGCTTTTATCCTCGGCGCTATATGCTTTTGTTCCCGACCGGCTGCTTATCAAGCTTTTTCCTAAAAAATACGGGATCGGCTTTTTAACGGCGCTCTTTGCCGGAGCGTTGTTCCCCGTTTGCGAATGTGCGGCAGTTCCATTGATGCGCAGCCTGATTAAAAAAGGCGTCGCGATGCCAATCGCGGTTACTTTTATGCTTGCGTCCCCCATCGTCAACCCTATTTCGATTGTCTCGACCCTGTACGCGTTCCCACAACAGCCATCTGTGGCGTTCTACCGGCTGTACTTCGGTTTACTGATTGCATTCGGAATTGGGCTTTTACTGCTATTTTACCCCGAAGAAAAATATTTAAAGGAAGATTTTGATAGGGAGCCGGCCGCGCAGCCGCATTCCCTTGGCGGTGCTGCTGCGTTTCGCCTTGCAACAGGCAGAACAAGGACACAAAACAGCCGCAGCGAAGCTCAATCGGACAATTTCGAGGGCACCGCTGCAAAAAGCAAAGCACAATGGCTGCAAGCAAAAGTATACACGCTGCTGATGCACACCTGTTCGGAATTTTTTACCACAGGTCCTTTTTTAATCTTCGGCGCTTTTATCACCGCCCTGATACGCGCGGTCGTGCCTCAGGAGTTTTTCAGCATCACAAGCAGCAGTACGGCAGGTTCGCTTCTTGTGATGATGCTTTTTGCTTTTGTATTTTCCGCTTGCTCTACTTCCGACGCCTTTATCGCCCGCAGCTTTTTAAACAGATTTTCCTTCGGTTCAATTCTCGGTTTTTTAGTATACGGCCCGATGATGGATATAAAAAACCTCTTTATGCTGTTGTCTTTGTTTAAAAAGCGGTTTGTGATAGAGCTTACCCTTATTATCACGGCAATCAATTTTATCGGTATTTCAATGTTGGTTCGACTGTTTTTATGA
- a CDS encoding THUMP domain-containing class I SAM-dependent RNA methyltransferase produces the protein MLEFLALCAVGAEPILSNELKLLDFKPVNRLPGRVFFTPTLKEPEVVSIMRANFYLRTADRLYLVLKEFAADNFDTLYDTVAAVDWQRFFPKDSKITVDKVRTFKSKLASEHAVQRAVHKAVCTALCSAWKMDVLPETGREYSIRIYIEHNRVYLLLDLSGEPLHRRGYRLSGGTAPMRETLAAVLLQCMQWKRKLPLHDAFCGSGTIPIEAALYAYNIPPGIGRSFAFETFSCYSSKKDRQLIEEERRRGALNIRTDCLVRVSGSDNDPEAVRLAQTNAERACMLAGKALQRIGKDNRIPRPEFIQADFSELAAPYPEGVLLSNPPYGDRLGDEQEATALYEKMTSIPHEFDNWRLGFITDKPAFADIFLHAGITLKKRPLKSGNLDTCLYYYGL, from the coding sequence ATGCTCGAATTTTTAGCGCTTTGCGCAGTCGGCGCCGAGCCGATCCTTTCAAATGAATTAAAACTGTTAGACTTTAAACCGGTTAACCGATTGCCGGGACGTGTTTTTTTTACCCCTACACTGAAGGAGCCGGAAGTCGTAAGCATTATGCGTGCGAACTTTTACCTCCGCACTGCGGACAGGCTCTATCTCGTCCTTAAAGAATTTGCCGCTGATAACTTCGATACCCTGTATGACACCGTTGCCGCAGTAGATTGGCAGCGTTTTTTTCCCAAAGATTCCAAGATAACGGTAGACAAGGTGAGAACCTTTAAGAGTAAACTCGCTTCCGAACATGCAGTGCAGCGGGCTGTTCATAAGGCGGTATGCACCGCGCTCTGTTCCGCATGGAAGATGGATGTATTACCGGAAACGGGAAGGGAGTACAGCATACGCATATATATAGAACATAACCGCGTGTATCTGCTGCTTGACCTTTCGGGAGAACCGCTGCACCGGCGGGGATACCGATTAAGCGGAGGCACTGCGCCGATGAGGGAAACGCTGGCGGCTGTTCTGTTGCAATGTATGCAATGGAAACGGAAGCTGCCGCTGCACGATGCTTTTTGCGGGTCGGGTACCATCCCGATTGAAGCGGCATTGTATGCCTATAATATCCCCCCCGGAATCGGCCGCAGCTTTGCCTTTGAAACCTTTTCCTGTTATTCATCTAAAAAAGACCGGCAGCTTATTGAAGAAGAACGCCGGCGCGGTGCGCTCAATATCCGCACGGATTGCTTGGTACGGGTGAGCGGTTCCGACAACGATCCTGAGGCGGTACGGCTTGCTCAAACCAATGCGGAGCGCGCCTGTATGCTTGCAGGTAAAGCGTTGCAGCGGATTGGAAAAGATAACCGTATCCCGCGCCCCGAATTTATCCAAGCTGATTTTAGTGAGTTGGCTGCGCCGTATCCCGAAGGAGTGCTCCTTTCCAATCCGCCTTACGGAGACCGCCTCGGGGATGAACAGGAAGCAACTGCGCTCTACGAAAAAATGACGTCCATTCCGCACGAGTTTGACAACTGGCGTTTAGGTTTTATTACCGACAAACCGGCTTTTGCAGACATATTCCTGCATGCAGGCATTACGCTCAAAAAGCGGCCGTTAAAAAGCGGCAATCTCGACACCTGCCTGTATTATTACGGGCTATAG
- a CDS encoding Rpn family recombination-promoting nuclease/putative transposase: protein MSTVNRKYKDSVFVDLFSEDEKAKENFLSLYNALHGTILKDTAQLKIVRLDQVLYMAFYNDVSYLVDNKIIVLAEHQSTINPNMPLRCLEYVSRLYETLFESKEKYSRKLLNIPTPEFYVFYNGAEPYLCDTTLKLSDAFIEKAGEVNLELTVQVININQQDKHPVLANCQTMKEYSIFVETVRKWKELDPLNGFEKAIEECIANNILKEYLKRKTKEVLNMLLAEYDYETDIAVQRAEEREIAFAQGVEQGIEQGIEQGIEQGIEQGSYQKARETAVAFKRLGIDIAKIAEGTGLTVQEVEALS from the coding sequence ATGAGTACGGTAAACAGAAAATACAAAGATTCCGTCTTTGTAGATCTTTTCAGTGAAGACGAAAAGGCAAAAGAAAACTTTTTATCGCTGTATAATGCCTTACACGGAACAATACTTAAAGATACAGCACAACTAAAAATAGTCAGACTCGATCAAGTTCTTTATATGGCATTCTATAATGATGTATCCTATCTCGTTGATAATAAGATTATCGTGCTCGCAGAGCATCAATCAACCATAAATCCCAATATGCCTCTCCGCTGTCTTGAGTATGTCAGTCGCCTGTATGAAACGCTTTTTGAATCAAAAGAAAAATACAGCCGGAAGCTTTTAAACATTCCAACGCCGGAATTCTACGTCTTTTACAATGGGGCAGAACCGTATTTATGTGATACAACATTAAAACTATCAGATGCTTTTATAGAAAAGGCAGGAGAAGTAAATCTTGAATTGACCGTTCAGGTAATAAACATTAATCAGCAAGATAAACATCCGGTGTTGGCAAACTGTCAAACTATGAAAGAATACAGCATATTTGTGGAAACAGTCAGAAAATGGAAAGAGCTAGATCCGCTAAACGGTTTTGAAAAAGCGATCGAGGAATGCATAGCAAATAATATTTTGAAAGAGTATCTCAAACGTAAGACCAAGGAGGTGTTGAATATGTTACTTGCTGAATATGATTATGAAACAGATATAGCAGTGCAACGAGCCGAAGAACGAGAAATAGCTTTTGCCCAAGGTGTTGAACAGGGTATTGAACAAGGTATCGAGCAGGGTATCGAGCAGGGTATTGAACAAGGTTCTTACCAAAAAGCTCGTGAAACTGCTGTAGCATTTAAAAGACTCGGCATTGATATTGCCAAAATAGCAGAAGGAACTGGCTTAACCGTACAGGAAGTAGAAGCCTTGAGCTAA